In Deinococcus maricopensis DSM 21211, one genomic interval encodes:
- the dnaK gene encoding molecular chaperone DnaK gives MPKAVGIDLGTTNSVIAVMEGGKPEVIVNAEGARTTPSVVAYKGDERLVGQIARRQAALNPQATLFEVKRFIGRRWDEIREEAARSPFKVKEGPGGSVRIEVAGKDYAPEQVSAEVLRKLVNDASAKLGEKIKDVVITVPAYFDNSQREATKQAGEIAGLNVLRVINEPTAAALAYGLERKGNETVLVFDLGGGTFDVTILELGDGVFEVKSTSGDTHLGGADFDQRIVDWLAGEFQRDHTFDLRKDPQALQRLIEAAEKAKIELSSASETTISLPFITFDPETRTPQHLERTLSRAKFEELTSDLLRRVREPVQQALSDAKLSPSDINEVILVGGSTRIPAVKRIVQDIIGKTPNESVNPDEAVALGAAVQAGIIQGDSALGDIVLVDVTPLTLGVEVKGGMIAPMITRNTPVPAKKTEVYTTAENNQPGVEIVVLQGERPMAADNKSLGRFKLEGIPPMRAGQPQIEVTFDIDANGILHVTAKEKTSGKEASIRIENTTTLDKTDVEKMVQEAEQNAAADKARKEKVEKRNALDSLRIQAVQQLDEAQNADQGAKDKLKAAADAAEEAVRSDDDAKIDAAQKALEEELRSFMTANQGAAQTGAPDSGPTVNTRKDDDVIDADFKPAD, from the coding sequence ATGCCCAAAGCAGTCGGTATCGACCTCGGCACCACCAATAGCGTCATCGCCGTCATGGAAGGCGGCAAACCCGAAGTGATCGTCAACGCCGAAGGCGCGCGTACCACGCCCAGCGTCGTCGCGTACAAAGGCGACGAGCGCCTCGTCGGCCAGATCGCCCGCCGCCAGGCCGCCCTCAACCCCCAGGCCACCCTGTTCGAAGTCAAACGCTTCATCGGCCGCCGCTGGGATGAAATCCGCGAGGAAGCTGCGCGGAGCCCCTTCAAAGTCAAGGAAGGCCCCGGCGGCAGCGTCCGCATTGAAGTGGCCGGCAAGGACTACGCGCCCGAACAGGTCAGCGCCGAAGTCCTGCGCAAACTCGTGAACGACGCCAGCGCCAAACTCGGCGAGAAGATCAAGGACGTCGTCATTACCGTCCCCGCGTACTTCGACAACAGCCAGCGCGAAGCCACCAAGCAGGCCGGTGAAATCGCGGGCCTCAACGTGCTGCGCGTCATCAACGAACCCACCGCCGCGGCCCTCGCCTACGGCCTCGAGCGCAAAGGCAACGAAACCGTCCTCGTGTTCGACCTCGGCGGCGGCACCTTCGACGTGACCATCCTCGAACTCGGCGACGGCGTCTTCGAAGTGAAGAGCACCAGCGGCGACACGCACCTCGGCGGCGCGGACTTCGACCAGCGCATCGTCGACTGGCTCGCCGGTGAATTCCAGCGCGACCACACCTTCGACCTGCGCAAGGACCCCCAGGCCCTGCAGCGCCTCATCGAAGCGGCCGAAAAGGCCAAGATCGAACTGTCCAGCGCGTCCGAAACGACGATCAGCCTGCCGTTCATCACCTTCGACCCGGAAACGCGCACGCCGCAGCACCTCGAACGCACCCTCAGCCGCGCGAAGTTCGAGGAGCTCACCAGCGACCTGCTCCGCCGCGTCCGCGAGCCCGTGCAGCAGGCGCTGAGCGACGCGAAGCTCTCCCCGAGCGACATCAATGAAGTGATCCTCGTGGGCGGCAGCACCCGCATCCCCGCCGTGAAACGCATCGTGCAGGACATCATCGGCAAGACGCCCAACGAAAGCGTCAACCCCGACGAAGCCGTCGCGCTCGGCGCCGCCGTGCAGGCCGGCATCATCCAGGGCGACAGCGCCCTCGGCGACATCGTCCTCGTGGACGTCACGCCCCTCACGCTCGGCGTGGAAGTCAAGGGCGGCATGATCGCCCCCATGATCACCCGCAACACCCCCGTCCCCGCCAAGAAGACCGAGGTCTACACCACCGCCGAGAACAACCAGCCCGGCGTGGAAATCGTGGTGCTGCAGGGCGAACGCCCCATGGCCGCCGACAACAAGAGCCTCGGCCGCTTCAAGCTCGAAGGCATCCCCCCCATGCGCGCCGGCCAGCCGCAGATCGAAGTGACCTTCGACATCGACGCGAACGGCATCCTGCACGTCACCGCGAAGGAAAAGACCAGCGGCAAGGAAGCCAGCATCCGCATCGAGAACACCACCACCCTCGACAAGACCGACGTCGAGAAGATGGTGCAGGAAGCCGAGCAGAACGCCGCCGCCGACAAGGCCCGCAAAGAGAAAGTCGAGAAGCGCAACGCCCTCGACAGCCTCCGCATCCAGGCCGTGCAGCAGCTTGACGAAGCCCAGAACGCCGACCAGGGCGCCAAGGACAAACTCAAGGCCGCCGCCGACGCCGCCGAGGAAGCCGTACGCAGCGACGACGACGCCAAGATCGACGCCGCCCAGAAAGCCCTCGAAGAGGAACTGCGCAGCTTCATGACCGCGAACCAGGGCGCCGCCCAGACCGGCGCGCCGGACAGCGGCCCGACGGTGAACACCCGGAAGGACGACGACGTCATCGACGCGGACTTCAAACCCGCCGACTGA
- a CDS encoding HAD hydrolase family protein: MLLAFDLDGTLLPDTGRTIPAATAEALARLRALGVKIAIITGRDVVPPTVLDAIHPHGIATNNGGRIIIDDHVHAEATFTPEDLRAVLDHALPGARVVAFGRDALYLDHPRGEELAPWLKERDTRPLSDAVNDTILKVGFYHPNVHEHAGTLRGSHPHLTLTGAQAPYPEFLTVTPQDAHKGAALSALAAALGVPLADTVAFGDSDNDVAMLSIAGRAVQVGDLPLLRDVAHETVSGPDTLAAYLTGLADGLEAEQQR; encoded by the coding sequence ATGCTTCTGGCCTTCGACCTCGACGGCACCCTCCTCCCCGACACCGGCCGCACCATCCCCGCGGCCACCGCGGAGGCCCTCGCGCGCCTCCGCGCCCTCGGCGTCAAGATCGCCATCATCACCGGCCGCGACGTCGTCCCACCCACCGTCCTCGACGCCATCCACCCGCACGGCATCGCCACGAACAACGGCGGACGCATCATCATCGACGACCACGTCCACGCCGAAGCGACCTTCACGCCCGAGGACCTCCGCGCTGTCCTCGACCACGCCCTGCCCGGTGCGCGCGTCGTCGCGTTCGGCCGCGACGCCCTGTACCTCGACCATCCCCGCGGCGAGGAACTCGCCCCGTGGCTCAAGGAACGCGACACGCGCCCCCTTAGTGACGCCGTGAACGACACCATCCTCAAAGTCGGCTTCTACCACCCCAACGTGCACGAACACGCCGGTACCCTGCGCGGCTCCCACCCGCACCTCACCCTCACGGGCGCGCAGGCCCCCTACCCGGAATTCCTGACCGTCACCCCGCAAGACGCGCACAAGGGCGCCGCACTGTCCGCCCTCGCCGCGGCGCTCGGTGTGCCCCTCGCGGACACCGTCGCGTTCGGCGACAGCGACAACGACGTCGCCATGCTCAGCATCGCCGGACGCGCCGTGCAGGTCGGCGACCTGCCCCTCCTGCGCGACGTCGCCCACGAAACCGTCAGTGGCCCCGACACGCTCGCCGCGTACCTCACCGGCCTCGCCGACGGCCTCGAAGCCGAACAGCAGCGCTGA
- a CDS encoding ABC transporter ATP-binding protein, with amino-acid sequence MDLVIQNLQAGYGKVQVLWDVNLHLNPGEFVAVIGANGAGKTTTLRAISGLVKPTGGRILLGGQDLTGRNPSDIVRLGLGHVPEGRELFPLMTVLENLTLGTAVRPEARAHSAQTLAQVFTLFPRLQERQTQLAGTLSGGEQQMVAVGRALMSRPRVLVVDEPSLGLSPLMTQIVFGALKAVNDTGVAVLLVEQNVGASLKLADRAYVLENGQVVNEGTGAALLADPTVREAYLAL; translated from the coding sequence ATGGACCTCGTCATTCAGAACCTCCAGGCCGGCTACGGCAAAGTCCAGGTCCTCTGGGACGTCAACCTCCACCTCAACCCCGGCGAGTTCGTCGCCGTCATCGGCGCGAACGGCGCCGGGAAAACCACCACGCTGCGCGCCATCAGCGGCCTCGTCAAACCCACGGGCGGCCGCATCCTGCTCGGCGGGCAGGACCTCACAGGCCGCAACCCCAGCGACATCGTCCGCCTCGGCCTCGGCCACGTCCCCGAAGGCCGAGAACTGTTCCCGCTCATGACCGTCCTCGAGAACCTCACGCTCGGCACCGCCGTGCGCCCCGAAGCGCGCGCGCACTCCGCGCAAACCCTCGCGCAGGTGTTCACGCTGTTCCCCCGCCTCCAGGAACGCCAAACCCAACTCGCTGGGACGCTCAGCGGCGGCGAACAGCAGATGGTCGCCGTCGGTCGCGCCCTCATGAGCCGCCCCCGCGTGCTGGTCGTCGACGAACCCAGCCTCGGCCTGTCCCCCCTCATGACCCAGATCGTGTTCGGCGCCCTCAAAGCCGTCAACGACACTGGCGTCGCCGTCCTGCTCGTCGAACAGAACGTCGGCGCCAGCCTCAAGCTCGCCGACCGCGCCTACGTCCTTGAGAACGGCCAGGTCGTGAACGAAGGCACCGGCGCTGCGCTGCTTGCTGACCCCACCGTCCGCGAAGCGTACCTCGCCCTTTAA
- a CDS encoding ABC transporter ATP-binding protein, translating into MTTPDIVLRAEGLTKRFGGLTAVQDVSFEQRAGEILAIIGPNGAGKTTLLNLLSGLHRPTSGTLHLLGHDVSRASMERRCHLGLGRAFQIVRPFPEMTVLENVTVGALFGKPGARLHTAREEAWALLERTGLATHAHKPAHDLNLLQDKRLEVARALATQPKVLLLDEVMAGLRPTEAQEAVELVRGVRDSGISVLFIEHIMPIVRDLADRVVVMDQGRVLARGTYHEVTADPHVIRAYLGTELDQDVA; encoded by the coding sequence GTGACCACCCCCGACATCGTGCTGCGCGCCGAAGGCCTCACGAAACGCTTCGGCGGCCTCACCGCCGTGCAGGACGTCAGCTTCGAGCAGCGCGCCGGCGAGATCCTCGCCATTATCGGCCCGAACGGCGCCGGCAAAACCACCCTCCTCAACCTCCTCTCCGGCCTGCACCGCCCCACCAGCGGCACGCTGCACCTGCTCGGCCACGACGTCTCCCGCGCCAGCATGGAACGCCGCTGCCACCTCGGCCTCGGACGCGCCTTCCAGATCGTCCGCCCCTTCCCCGAAATGACCGTGCTCGAAAACGTCACCGTCGGCGCCCTCTTCGGCAAGCCCGGCGCGCGCCTCCACACCGCCCGAGAGGAAGCCTGGGCGCTCCTCGAACGCACCGGCCTCGCCACCCACGCCCACAAACCCGCCCACGACCTCAACCTCCTGCAGGACAAACGCCTCGAAGTCGCCCGCGCCCTCGCCACCCAACCCAAAGTGCTGCTCCTCGACGAAGTCATGGCCGGCCTGCGCCCCACCGAAGCGCAAGAAGCCGTCGAACTCGTCCGCGGCGTCCGCGACAGCGGCATCAGCGTCCTGTTCATCGAGCACATCATGCCCATCGTCCGCGACCTGGCCGACCGCGTCGTCGTCATGGACCAGGGCCGCGTCCTCGCGCGCGGCACGTACCACGAAGTCACCGCCGACCCGCACGTCATCCGCGCCTACCTCGGCACCGAACTCGACCAGGACGTCGCCTGA
- a CDS encoding tetratricopeptide repeat protein, translating to MLKHDQLTLIIQEAAVIMDYHEVKSPLHPPKLGKALLEVQRERLSEANDLWDSSKIKLAEELLSREAPLPELAPDWYYLQSRCFDFLGNLEKSEYYLSLAAESAKQKGDLRLIGQIKMSSARFLIIKRKHDEALEVMHQALATLKGNKASVAWVLSNLGNEYLGRLRLDHAVHYLEQALSTTRVIKDARYLNSNILQNLSEAARLKGDFSLARSRALQALKSATQPYFTFTANIHLGHALRISGDPLESLRAYHAALASNIDGNGAHRAKALIWIAEKQLNIHLEPPEEKLLTLIGDRDAARIELHLADLAYSNGHLERALSLLQNAFERDEPAAFVDEAWVLGELYAFARHEGLEMPLPPLRVETPTIQIQTLGTPTIRINDRTVTVQGSSKVVALLAYLHSQGVVPWERVVTDLLGIEEETRGYTQVKYLLSQARHMIGDSKAVLLTGGRVSLSERWTWSSDLKDALEHKAQPKALFLPDLYLDWVLEMRARLGQD from the coding sequence ATGCTCAAGCACGACCAATTGACGCTGATAATACAGGAGGCGGCTGTAATTATGGACTACCACGAAGTCAAGAGCCCCCTACACCCTCCCAAATTGGGAAAAGCACTCCTTGAAGTCCAACGAGAAAGGCTCTCCGAGGCAAATGATCTCTGGGATTCCAGCAAGATAAAATTAGCAGAGGAGCTTCTTTCCAGAGAAGCTCCTCTGCCAGAGTTAGCTCCAGACTGGTATTATCTACAATCCAGATGCTTTGATTTCCTGGGAAATCTAGAAAAGTCAGAGTATTACCTGAGCTTGGCAGCAGAATCCGCCAAACAAAAAGGGGACTTAAGACTAATAGGGCAAATAAAAATGTCCTCAGCTCGTTTTCTCATTATAAAACGCAAGCATGATGAGGCCCTAGAGGTAATGCATCAGGCCTTGGCCACTCTAAAAGGGAACAAGGCATCAGTTGCCTGGGTCCTAAGTAACCTTGGAAATGAATATTTAGGACGACTACGCCTAGATCATGCGGTTCACTACCTGGAGCAGGCACTATCCACCACTCGAGTGATCAAAGATGCCCGATACCTTAATTCAAACATTTTGCAAAATCTTAGCGAGGCAGCACGCCTAAAAGGAGATTTTAGCCTCGCCCGTTCTCGAGCACTCCAAGCATTAAAGTCTGCTACTCAACCGTATTTTACCTTTACTGCAAACATCCACTTAGGCCATGCCTTGCGTATTAGCGGCGACCCTTTGGAGAGCCTGAGGGCCTACCATGCAGCTTTGGCTTCCAACATAGACGGAAATGGCGCTCACCGGGCGAAAGCGTTGATCTGGATTGCCGAGAAGCAACTAAACATCCATCTCGAACCGCCGGAAGAAAAGCTACTAACCCTTATAGGTGACCGTGACGCCGCACGTATTGAGTTACATCTCGCAGATCTCGCCTACTCCAATGGGCACTTGGAGAGAGCGCTCAGTCTGCTACAGAATGCCTTCGAGAGAGATGAGCCTGCAGCCTTCGTTGATGAGGCATGGGTACTCGGCGAGCTTTACGCCTTCGCACGGCACGAGGGATTGGAAATGCCCCTGCCCCCTCTACGCGTCGAAACACCAACAATCCAGATCCAGACCCTAGGTACACCCACTATCAGAATCAATGACCGTACCGTAACGGTACAAGGCAGCAGTAAAGTTGTCGCCCTGCTTGCTTACCTTCATTCTCAGGGTGTGGTGCCCTGGGAGCGCGTCGTAACTGATTTGCTAGGTATAGAAGAGGAAACTCGCGGTTACACACAGGTCAAGTACCTGCTGAGTCAGGCCCGGCATATGATCGGCGACTCAAAGGCGGTGTTACTGACGGGGGGGCGCGTGAGCCTGAGCGAGCGGTGGACGTGGTCGTCAGATCTTAAGGACGCGCTTGAGCATAAGGCGCAGCCCAAGGCGCTGTTCCTGCCGGACCTATACCTGGATTGGGTGCTGGAGATGCGGGCACGACTGGGGCAGGATTGA
- a CDS encoding enoyl-CoA hydratase/isomerase family protein produces MNLTAYHGLHLQLHDGGLLEIVLRNDKTLNSADAHTHKELAYVWRDIDASDDVRAVLIRGEGRGFSSGGDFELIEEMSRDFTALTRVWKEARDLVYNVINCSKPIVSAIHGPCVGAGLAVALLADVSIATPTARILDGHTRLGVAAGDHAAIIWPLLCGLNKAKYHLLLNEPLSGAEAERIGLVSLCVPEDELLDRAWAVTRKLASGSPTAVRWTKYALNNWLRAMGPTFDTSLALEFLGFTGPDVREGLASLREKREPNFQEQAPL; encoded by the coding sequence GTGAACCTCACCGCGTACCACGGCCTGCACCTCCAGCTCCACGACGGTGGGCTGCTCGAAATCGTCCTCCGCAACGACAAGACCCTCAACAGCGCCGACGCCCACACCCACAAGGAACTCGCGTACGTCTGGCGCGACATCGACGCCAGCGACGACGTCCGCGCCGTCCTGATCCGCGGCGAAGGGCGCGGCTTCTCGTCCGGCGGCGACTTCGAACTCATCGAGGAAATGAGCCGCGACTTCACCGCCCTCACGCGCGTATGGAAGGAGGCCCGCGACCTCGTCTACAACGTCATCAACTGCAGCAAACCCATCGTCAGCGCCATCCACGGCCCCTGCGTCGGCGCGGGCCTCGCCGTCGCCCTCCTCGCGGACGTCAGCATCGCCACGCCCACCGCCCGCATCCTCGACGGCCACACCCGCCTCGGCGTCGCCGCTGGCGACCACGCCGCCATCATCTGGCCGCTGCTGTGCGGCCTGAACAAAGCCAAATACCACCTGCTGCTCAACGAACCCCTCAGCGGCGCAGAAGCCGAACGCATCGGCCTCGTGAGCCTCTGCGTGCCCGAAGACGAACTGCTCGACCGCGCGTGGGCCGTCACGCGCAAACTCGCCAGCGGCAGCCCCACCGCCGTCCGCTGGACGAAATACGCCCTGAACAACTGGCTGCGCGCCATGGGCCCCACCTTCGACACCAGCCTCGCCCTCGAATTCCTCGGCTTCACCGGCCCGGACGTTCGCGAAGGCCTCGCCAGCCTCCGCGAGAAACGCGAACCGAACTTTCAGGAACAAGCACCCCTGTAA
- the ftsH gene encoding ATP-dependent zinc metalloprotease FtsH: protein MKRATWGWLLLGLAVTLLLTASLTMPRAPSGLIDVTQLERAVQGGQIRSLILTPQDNTVALTGRYSDGTSFQSRALASDPLLNLSTLRARGVDVTLAQVSRVNWLGVTSTTLTVLLILALLYLLLRQGRAAPENPANSFGRSRATVVREGQVKLTFADVAGCDEAKTDLTEVVDFLRHPERYHQLGARIPHGLLLVGPPGSGKTLLAKAVAGEAGVPYFSISGSDFVEMFVGVGAARVRDLFEQAKKQTPCIVFIDEIDAVGRKRGTGLNGGNDEREQTLNQLLVEMDGFGTTHDVIVLAATNRPDVLDAALLRPGRFDRQVVVDAPDVRGREMILKIHARKKPLDPTVDLALVARRTPGMVGADLENLLNEAALQAARNGRKRITTPDVEHARDRVLMGPERKSRVIAANDKRLTAYHEVGHALVAHLLPHADPLHKLTIVPRGRALGFAAYTPKDRLHHTRAALTDRLCVALAGQAAEQLAYGTITTGAQSDLQQATGIARRMITEWGMSDTLGHAALAQEHESYLGGMTSALNVSEHTAQRIDAEVRDLLDGQFERALALLTEHAHTLHRLTDTLITRETLSAEEFQTVVDGGTLPDLERSDDAAQGGPPALGKLSPGGA from the coding sequence GTGAAACGCGCCACCTGGGGCTGGCTGCTCCTCGGCCTGGCCGTCACCCTCCTGCTCACCGCCAGCCTCACCATGCCCCGCGCCCCCAGCGGCCTGATCGACGTCACCCAACTGGAGCGCGCCGTGCAGGGCGGGCAGATCCGCAGCCTGATCCTCACCCCACAGGACAACACCGTCGCCCTCACCGGACGCTACAGCGACGGCACCTCCTTCCAGAGCCGCGCGCTCGCCAGCGACCCCCTGCTCAACCTCAGCACCCTGCGCGCCCGCGGCGTCGACGTCACCCTCGCGCAGGTCAGCCGCGTCAACTGGCTCGGCGTCACCAGCACCACCCTCACCGTCCTCCTGATCCTCGCGCTGCTCTACCTCCTGCTCCGCCAGGGCCGCGCCGCGCCCGAAAACCCCGCGAACAGCTTCGGGCGGTCACGGGCGACGGTGGTGCGGGAAGGGCAGGTGAAGCTGACGTTCGCGGACGTGGCCGGCTGCGACGAAGCGAAAACCGACCTGACCGAAGTGGTGGACTTCCTGCGGCACCCGGAACGCTACCACCAGCTGGGCGCGCGCATCCCTCACGGGTTGCTGCTGGTCGGCCCGCCTGGCAGCGGCAAGACCCTGCTCGCCAAGGCCGTCGCCGGCGAAGCGGGCGTGCCGTACTTCAGCATCAGCGGCAGCGACTTCGTCGAGATGTTCGTCGGCGTTGGCGCCGCGCGCGTCCGTGACCTATTCGAGCAGGCCAAGAAGCAGACCCCCTGCATCGTCTTCATCGACGAGATCGACGCGGTGGGCCGCAAGCGCGGCACCGGCCTCAACGGCGGCAACGACGAACGCGAGCAGACCCTCAACCAGCTGCTCGTCGAAATGGACGGCTTCGGCACCACCCATGACGTGATCGTGCTGGCCGCCACCAACCGCCCCGACGTGCTCGACGCGGCGCTGCTGCGCCCCGGCCGCTTCGACCGGCAGGTGGTGGTGGACGCCCCGGACGTGCGCGGCCGCGAGATGATCCTCAAGATCCACGCCCGCAAAAAACCCCTGGACCCCACCGTCGACCTCGCCCTCGTCGCCCGCCGTACCCCCGGCATGGTTGGCGCCGACCTCGAAAACCTCCTCAACGAAGCCGCCCTCCAGGCCGCCCGCAACGGCCGCAAACGCATCACCACCCCGGACGTCGAGCACGCCCGCGACCGCGTGCTGATGGGCCCAGAACGCAAGAGCCGCGTCATCGCCGCCAACGATAAACGCCTCACCGCGTACCACGAGGTCGGGCACGCCCTCGTCGCGCACCTGCTGCCGCACGCCGACCCGCTGCACAAACTCACCATCGTCCCCCGTGGCCGCGCGCTCGGCTTCGCCGCGTACACCCCCAAGGACCGCCTGCACCACACCCGCGCCGCCCTCACCGACCGCCTGTGCGTCGCCCTCGCCGGGCAGGCCGCCGAGCAGCTCGCGTACGGCACCATCACGACCGGCGCGCAAAGCGACCTGCAGCAGGCCACCGGCATCGCGCGGCGCATGATCACCGAGTGGGGCATGAGCGACACCCTCGGGCACGCCGCGCTCGCGCAGGAGCACGAAAGCTACCTGGGCGGCATGACCAGCGCCCTGAACGTCAGCGAGCACACCGCGCAGCGCATCGACGCCGAAGTCCGCGACCTCCTCGACGGGCAGTTCGAGCGCGCCCTCGCCCTGCTCACCGAGCATGCCCACACCCTGCACCGCCTCACCGACACGCTGATCACCCGCGAGACGCTCAGCGCCGAAGAGTTCCAGACCGTCGTGGACGGCGGCACCCTCCCCGACCTCGAACGCTCCGACGACGCCGCGCAGGGCGGTCCCCCCGCCCTCGGCAAACTCAGCCCCGGCGGCGCCTGA
- a CDS encoding DnaJ C-terminal domain-containing protein: MAYKDYYDVLGVTRGASDADIKSAYRKLAKQYHPDKNQGDEKAAEKFKELGEAYAVLSDPEKRKVYDTYGHAGQVPPGAYTGGMPGADFSGIDGSQFSDFFQGLFGGGSRSGFSGAGGAQVSLEDLLSGMGGGRRFVQNVEGELQVTLQEAFSGTEEHIQVEGKRLTVRVPTGTRDGTRLRLSGQGPGGGDVLLTVRVLDDNRFELDGDDVTVSVDVPAPIAALGGKIKAPTLKGNVELNLPAGSSSGRRVRLRGQGWPKRNGGNGDLFVRVNVTVPSELSERERELYTQLLGSR; this comes from the coding sequence ATGGCCTACAAGGACTACTACGACGTGCTCGGCGTCACGCGCGGCGCCTCCGATGCCGACATCAAGAGCGCGTACCGCAAACTCGCGAAACAATACCACCCCGACAAAAACCAGGGTGACGAAAAAGCCGCCGAGAAATTCAAGGAACTCGGCGAAGCCTACGCCGTCCTCAGCGACCCCGAAAAACGCAAAGTCTACGACACCTACGGCCACGCCGGCCAGGTCCCACCCGGCGCGTACACCGGCGGCATGCCCGGCGCGGACTTCAGCGGCATCGACGGCAGCCAGTTCAGCGACTTCTTCCAGGGCCTGTTCGGCGGCGGGAGCCGCAGCGGCTTCAGTGGCGCGGGCGGCGCGCAGGTCAGCCTCGAAGACCTCCTCTCCGGCATGGGCGGCGGCCGCCGCTTCGTGCAGAACGTCGAAGGCGAACTGCAGGTCACGCTGCAGGAAGCGTTCAGCGGCACAGAGGAACACATTCAGGTGGAAGGCAAACGCCTCACCGTGCGCGTGCCCACCGGCACCCGCGACGGCACCAGACTGCGCCTCAGCGGCCAGGGCCCCGGCGGCGGCGACGTGCTCCTCACCGTCCGCGTCCTCGACGACAACCGCTTCGAACTCGACGGTGACGACGTCACCGTGAGCGTCGACGTGCCCGCCCCCATCGCCGCGCTCGGCGGGAAAATCAAGGCCCCCACGCTTAAGGGGAACGTCGAACTCAACCTCCCCGCAGGCAGCAGCAGCGGCCGACGCGTCCGCCTGCGCGGCCAGGGCTGGCCCAAACGCAACGGCGGAAACGGCGATCTATTCGTCCGCGTGAATGTGACCGTGCCAAGTGAATTAAGCGAACGGGAACGAGAACTGTATACCCAACTTCTAGGTAGTAGATAG
- a CDS encoding nucleotide exchange factor GrpE, with amino-acid sequence MTNDDKKTINAQPGDLDTEAQDATPDVQDEIDELEDGTDGMPDLDEGMFAQVQEMMEKLGKVDELERENAELKGKLGRLAADFDNYRRRTQQDVQDAQGQGVAKAAEALMPVYDDLDRAVTMGSGDPAKLIPGVQAVQATVLRIFANLGLEATGQEGEAFDPQWHEALQVIPGEQDDVIVQVYQRGFRMGDRLVRPARVVVSKTS; translated from the coding sequence GTGACGAACGACGACAAGAAAACCATCAACGCGCAACCCGGCGACCTCGACACCGAAGCGCAGGACGCCACGCCCGACGTGCAGGACGAAATCGACGAACTCGAAGACGGTACCGACGGCATGCCGGACCTCGACGAGGGCATGTTCGCGCAGGTTCAGGAAATGATGGAGAAGCTCGGCAAAGTCGACGAGCTGGAACGCGAAAACGCCGAACTGAAAGGCAAACTCGGCCGCCTCGCCGCCGACTTCGACAACTACCGCCGCCGCACGCAGCAGGACGTGCAGGACGCGCAGGGCCAGGGCGTCGCCAAAGCCGCCGAAGCGCTCATGCCCGTGTACGACGACCTCGACCGCGCCGTCACCATGGGCAGCGGCGACCCCGCCAAACTCATCCCCGGCGTGCAGGCCGTGCAGGCCACCGTGCTGCGCATCTTCGCGAACCTCGGCCTCGAAGCCACCGGCCAGGAAGGCGAAGCGTTCGACCCGCAATGGCACGAAGCGCTGCAGGTCATCCCCGGCGAACAAGACGACGTGATCGTCCAGGTGTACCAGCGGGGCTTCCGCATGGGCGACCGACTCGTCCGCCCCGCCCGCGTCGTCGTCAGCAAAACCAGCTGA